In the genome of Phlebotomus papatasi isolate M1 chromosome 2, Ppap_2.1, whole genome shotgun sequence, one region contains:
- the LOC129800409 gene encoding uncharacterized protein LOC129800409 isoform X1, whose protein sequence is MENVEWLKSHCDPWDEVISKWKATSVWRVESIKKDSESSLAFILDAWPGFKDPRGFDLVDIDFETMFPQVEESPSEKFAQLKKKLIPLFGMEIKDKYSKGLLKKLGDSSTNEDSQGCITSLLINALILPDRECGNKKPTIADAQRQMVFRVNSRKELEELITQQNNDLKIIAVGQDLTAITEVYVNCGPIFYKMSSYSRAMELLIKLSLLLHIDYPRKCRYAWKVLEGFCFSHATERVYDPKVQNLLNKLS, encoded by the exons ATGGAAAATGTTGAATGGTTGAAAAGCCACTGCGATCCTTGGGATGAGGTGATTTCCAAGTGGAAAGCAACTTCAGTTTGGAGAGTGGAAAGTATCAAAAAAGATTCTGAGTCATCTCTAGCATTTATACTGGATGCATGGCCAGGCTTCAAAGATCCTCGAGGGTTTGACTTG GTGGATATTGATTTTGAGACCATGTTCCCTCAAGTTGAAGAATCTCCCTCTGAGAAATTTGCGCAACTTAAAAAGAAGCTGATACCGCTTTTTGGAATGGAAATCAAAGATAAATACAGTAAAGGACTTCTTAAAAAACTTGGCGATTCAAGCACAAACGAAG aCTCGCAAGGATGCATTACGAGTTTGCTTATCAACGCTCTAATCCTTCCTGATCGTGAGTGCGGAAACAAGAAGCCCACAATTGCAGATGCCCAACGTCAGATGGTTTTCCGAGTGAATTCCAGAAAAGAATTGGAGGAACTTATAACTCAGCAGAACAACGATTTGAAAATCATTGCTGTCGGTCAGGATCTCACAGCCATCACTGAAGTGTATGTCAATTGCGGACCAATTTTTTACAAGATGTCATCATACTCAAGAGCCATGGAACTCCTTATAAAGCTGAGTCTTCTACTTCATATTGACTATCCCAGAAAATGCAGATATGCTTGGAAAGTTCTAGAAGGGTTTTGTTTTAGTC